GTAATCGTTGTTCATTAGAGCCCTGTGGATCAGCTCACATGACCTGAACGTTCACAAAATCATCATTCTTAGCTGACGTGGATCACAAACTGTCCGGTACGTATTGTCAGGGCTCACTTTGGCTCGTACGTGATGTGCTTTGTCTTTGTGAGACTCACTCTTTGCTCTTGCAGTAGCTGCTGAGGGGGATGTCAGGCAGCTGGGAGGGGTCCAGCGCGGTGGGCTCTGCAGAGATGGCCTGTCTCTTGGTGCGCTGAGGCTCAGCAGGTGCTGCCGGAGTCTGAACCTCTGAGCCTTATAAGCCACGAGCAAAGAAACAGGCAATGCAAACTTAAACAGCCGCACAAgatcacagatcagcccgtgctctaactctacaGCTATATAACAAGgacgtcaaactgcacagctggacacctcatgggtcaagggtgatcactgttgatttcagggttcatggggtcaaaaacaagttaaaaacttgtctctgctcctacatgtgaccctttttgTACCGTCCACCAGGGAAGTTGTGTTCGTtggttcgtttgtctgtctgttagcaaagatcaggtaaaaactaaaaaagagatttggaggaaatttataggaaatgttggggttgtcgctggggataggcaccagctccccgcaacccccaatggagaagcgggtaaagaaaatggatggatgttgggattgtcacaaaaaacaaaaggataaattctggtgctgatccagattatgatcagGGTCGCACTATTTTTTGatcacactgtggccttggcggaggaTTGCACTCTCTGACTGCTTCTagtgttatttttacagatatgtttAATATAATTTTGTTGTCTATAACAATTTCTTTAAAGACCTGCCAATCACAAGTAAGCCATTCTcagcattgattttttttaagttagaaAAGTGtaattatatgtttttgtttgaatttattttgctatttttcattttttgtgtctctcagcgattattttacatttcccTGTTGGAAATATTTATCACTCCCTGTACTTATTTCATTGTATTGTTTTGAGTCTCTGTTGTTATTTGAAATCTCACATATagaaaatttcacattttgtttttgttgttttttttaaagcaacatctTAACGTAAAAGCTCTAAAAAAGGGACTATTTTTACGACTAAAgggtttggttttaaattgaatttttacAGTCTGTCTTTaacacttctttgtttttttggttctcATGTTACTGATTTAACCCTTGCCCTGTGATTTGTCTCCCAGGAGTGTgtcggacacacacacacacacctgtagtGGCCGTGTCCTCGCGCTGCTGCGACGCGCCTCGGTGCTTGTCcagctccacctgcagctgCCGGATCAGATCGTCCTTGGcgtccagctccagctccagctcgtCGATCAGCGCGTCCCTCTGCCGGAGCTCCTCGATCTTCAGCTGCAGGGCCAGCTGCAGGTCCCGCAGCGTGCCGCCGCTCTTCGGCACGGCCATGGGCGCGTGCGTCCGCGAGGATCCTGGGCGAGACGCAGAGGATGGAGcggtgtgtgtaggtgtgtgtgtgtgtgtgtgtgtgtgtgtgtgtgtgtgtgtgtgtgtgtgtgtgtgtgtgcagactcAGATGCTGACCTGGGACGTTTGGAGAACAGTTCTAACTAAATCTGGAGCGGACATTAGCAAATAAAGAGCTGATCTTTTCGTCGAGCAGCAATTAATTCCAATCAGcaattttatctgtttaaaataataacatttcaaaataagagccgTGCCAATTTGCTTCCTaagacacattttttatttttttcagatcttGATGAAATTAGGTTATCCATCTTTAGTAAGTGCAGAACTTCTGCTGCCTCCACGTGCCCCGTCTTACACGAGTCTCACGCGCTCTAAGCAACACGAACACACTCCTGTGCACACTTTCCTCTCAGTTTGTACTCACTCGTTTCGATCCAACTTCGATGATCTTTAAAATGCTGCTGGTTATGAAGGAGTCCCGAGGGAGGAgggggtttattttttatttattttatttgcacaaaaaaaaagtaaattaataaaTCTCCAAAGCTCATAAATACGGCCCCAGTGCCGTCTGCTGAATAACAGCGAAGCCGGAGTGGGACTGACTCGAGCTGAGCCGCGCGCACAGCTGAGCCTGACAGCgctcctacaaaataaaagcgacagcacacttttgttttgaaaatccTAAGTTTCAAAAAGCGTATCCTAGCCCCCCCTCAAAAGGAAGGGATATGAATATCATCCTTAACTGAACATTTATGTGTACttacatgttaaaaatgtccctaaattaaataaagaaaggaTTGACTTTGTGACAAAAGTTTTGAGATTGTTTAAAGCgctggttcccaaagttgggaccccagtgtgggtcagGAAACACCAATTCTGGGGTCTTGAGGAGGTCTACAGGattcaaattaagttttaaaaaagattgtCTGATTTAGTCTTAACtggtataaaaaaatcaaaacagtagtcataaatgaatataaatgaGTTGATGAGGCTCTttgttaaacagtttatttgtgtttgtttacttcagcCAGCAACAGTCAGTTTCTGCAACTGTTTTTGTTGGTCAAAAGATGAAACGTTTGGGAACCGCTGGTTTAAAACACCACTACCGTCAGAGTGAGGGATGTTTATGTGTCTTTTATAAAGCTGTTGAAGGTCTATGCATAAACAAGCTTCATTTTGATAATTGTGCTGATGCTGCTAGTCAGGAAGAATTTGtaagatttatcttttttatctcaAAGAGATTGTTGGTAAAGAtcacaacaacagaaaatacaacaatctCTCGCAAATTTTCGCAAATTTAGTacaaaaagattgaaaaaaaacaacacagaaaatgtgtATTCTTTTGATGATATACAGtagtgtttgttaaaataaaactgctatATTTCAGTGACAGGATACAATAAAATTTAGctctaattttaattaaaacaaacaagtaaataaacTTCAGATGAATATGTGGTGTGTAATTTGCTTGACAAAAATCAAGGTCAAAACATAGAAGCAAGTTTTTCACTTATAGGAACACATTTGAAGTGAAAACCTTAATCTACTGCCTGATCTTTCAGTCCTTCGTGTTGCCGTGGAgacattttcacctgttttccttttcagcaTTGCTTCAGTTCAATGAGTTTTGCAGAAATCTGTTTATCCTCacctctcttttctttttctgacattctgttgtagatctaTTGCTGGGTTTGGGATCATCTTCCTGTTTCATGACCCAATCTGTGTCAAGCTTTAGCTGTTAAATAGATGACTTTATAACATGTGCAGAGACGTTTATGTATTTTGTTCACAACAAGCCCAAAGCATCAccccctccaccactgtgcttgacagTTGATGCGagatgtttgtgctgatatgctgtgttaGCTAAACATCTTctttttggtctcatctgttaAAAATCACAAGCTTGTGGTTTATTAAATTGACCTTTGTCAACCTAAGCTGTGCTTCCATGAAGAGGTGTTCTTCTGACAGCCCTTCCCAACAAGCCATATCTGTTCAGTCTTCACAGTGAGCGAACTCACAAGCaaaatttggcaattgtttcacACCAGATGCAACTtggactcaaacctgcagcctcagaattACAAGTCTACaacactgaccaccgagctaatTACTCTGTTTACTAACTGCATCCCACAAGCCATCCCCCTTTGAAACAACTAACTAGTCTCTGTAAAATTACTTCATGTAATATCAGACTATCTGAATTATTCATACTGCATGATATCTGCTCCTTATAGACTCATCCTAAGCACACTGTTTGCACTGTGCAGTACTGGTAATTATGCATTATTGTGTGatattgtattattttgttctaTACTACCTGAGAGACACACCAGCcggaaataaattatttgtgttttctgaccaGTAAATATCATTTCTAATATTTTCCCCCAACAGTATAGTTCACGTTCGTGTTGTAATACTGAAGACCGCCGCTGGAGGGCAGCAGCGCACTCcaacacaacattaaaacacttCTGCTTCCGGTTCAGTCGCTTCAACACAACAACCGCGATGGCGGCGGACGGAGAAACGAATCCAGAAACAGGCAAACTGGAGTTGTATCCTTTAGTTTCACAGAAGGTCTTTAACCTCGAAGGCACAGGAGAGCTGTGGctttttatgctctttaaaatgagcaacatttaaagaaaaaaaagctggtaAAACCGAAACAAAGCGGCGTTTAGCTGCTTCTGTCGGCTGAGTGCTGCTTAGAGCACCGTGTGGTTTACAGAGGCTGGGTTCTGGTGTTGGTGATATTAGAGCCAATAGTTTGAACTTATTTACAGCTAAAACATTTAGTGGTGAAAAGTAAAGTATCTTTACTCAGGTTTGCAGGTAAATCTCGGAATCTGTCACCGCACCTTAATGTACTCCAGTGCATTCAGTCTTTATGatatgtaaacttgtgactattcattttttttactacattATTATACAGCTCAAAATGTACCCATATATGCATGtttatatgtataaatataggtgatttaatgagtttaaatgaaaaaagtggGCTtcaaggctgttttttttcctgatactGCTGAACAGTTTAAGttattttgctttagttttattattctttaggaattttttttacttttgtaaccCACTGTGATAGTAATTTTGTTGTAATTGTATATAAAAGtactttttaggtttttgtgttgTAGTTCAGTCTTTCTTGACTGCCCCGCAGCTCTCTGGACGTCCCCTTCCCATCGTCCCGTGAGGCCACCATCGCCCTGCGGTCCCTGTCGCCCGATCGAGAGCCAAGGAGAGGCGGCATCAGCAAACACCTGAGTGTGTCCGGCAGCACGCTGTCCGTGTGAGCGACCGTCTCTCCTTTCAGCTGCGAATCGGTCTGAAAGTGTGTGATCATGTCACTGAGCCCGTGCCTCTGTGTTTCAGGAGGTGGAGCGCAGACGAAGCTCGAATCCTCCGAGTGTCCGTCAACTCTTTCCTCGATCACCTGTCGCTCGTTATAGAGACTATGGAAATGTTCGGCCCCCCTGTTGCCCTGTGATGCAGCACACAAGTCTTTGGACTCTGATTTTAGATCCTGACAGTCAGCTTTCCCTTGAGGAAAATTACTCTGGAACACCATTTCGACAAAACGCAAGTTCGCGCAAGTGTTGAAGTGCTAAGAAACTGGaagataaaaccataaaacagcACTGGTAAAAGTGGATCTACActggttttcatttaaagatCCACCCCAGAGATGCTTCATTGggtggtatgttgttttttactgattatttatgtttgataacatttattttcttcagaaacCCAAAAGAAtacacaaatgtttatttcaaagttCGATTTGCTGTAAACAAAATATGTCCAATTTCACTGTAACGTTCTTCCAGTTGGGATGGGTAATATTATTAGTGTAGAAATGGTTTTCACagacaaacatttaatcatccgtctttttcaaaataaaaagaaaggaagttGATGTCTGAAattttttgtcatgatttaaatttcaaaaagtagaaacaaataaaactttgataGAACGAATGTAAGAACGATTACTTCCTAAGCACGGTGTAGTGTCGGGTATAACAAATGAGGACTTGGTGTTGTGagttatattaaaataaaagaaaggtaaaaaaatgaaacagatgtttaaaatcattaaaagtaatttattaaaatggcTTGAAACTAATCAGTTTGTGTTATAATCTAGttgaaattaaacacatttccaGTTAAGTccaaaaattgatttaaaatttcttttttttcctgtaagaTTGATGCCATCCAGACACAACTTGATTGCTGTAATGTGTGGGGACaggccagcagagggcgctgctCGCCTGCAAAACGTTGTGCTTCAGAGCAAAAGGAACCTAACatgaagtgaaatgtcttcctGCAGATATCCAAATATAATGAAAATCAGTCTTGTCGAGGtctgatcaaaatggctacatttccatcatttctcaacatgaaatcTTAGATGaaagcggtgggtgatatgcattccttcaataaatACCAGGCCTTAAATCATTCAGGAGACTctgataaatttattttttttatttatttatggttctttttctttatcaaaCAGACTGTTCTTTAAAGTAGTGATAACTCAATATTTCAAGCTAAAATTGAGCTCAACCTGATGTTACAGCACATCCTATGTGGAAtcaaatgtcaataaaaacagctctttATAAGTGTTTCAAATCATAtctttaattttacagtttgacattttcttttcacattttggaGAGTGATGATGGAAGTATTCAACAATAAAAGTTATGTTGTGATTTGCAAGAATGGCTCGTAATGTATTTATGTCcttaaaagtacatttttagcATAATACACCTTCCTGGTACTTTAATGGTTGAGAAATCAGATATAAGAGAAAAGTTCAAAAATCCCGTTTTACTGGATCAAGTCCCTGTGATCTTAAGGCAGATTaaggaaaaagcaaagcaaagagtaaagtatttaatttggacacacacacacacatttttatcaccaaaaatcctgaaatgtacattttattgGGTTTATTTTTCAACAAGTGACTCATCATCACTGACATTTAAACATCTACCCACTTACTCAAATAACAAGGGCCTGTAAAAGCTGGAGGGAGGTCGCTGTCACGGGACAACAGCGGCTAAAACTAAACCTTGAATGTATCAACATCAGCATGAGGACAGAGACAAGGTTATGTTTCGAAATGTGAACGGGGGAGCGGTCGTGCAGCTGGAGGTTCGACGGGTTTCAGAAACGTTTAATGAATGAGGTGTAACGGGTGCAACATCTGTCGCAACATCTGCAGACTAACAAAGCCTCATTGGGGAGTTATTACTGGCGGTTTGTGCTGCGAAGTAAGGATGTGTTGTTGGTATTTCTTCAGGCTGGTTCTAACATAAAAATCACTTATTTCCTCCAGTGCAGTTCTGAGTTGTTCTTgtcaactttaataaaaatgaacccTCTTATATTGACTCTAAACATCCCACATGGTACAACCCCAATTACTATTTGCAGATCCCATAAAGTCATATTTTAgccacagtggaacatagtaaacacatgaaatgtttaaactaaaacactttaCTTCTCTGGGGGAAAACATAAGGTAAGTTTGAATTTTAAtccagcagcacatctcaaaaaagatgggacaggggcaacaaaatgcttaaaaagtaagtggtatgaataagaaatagttggaggagcattttgcagctaattaggtttattggcaacaggtcagtaagaggactgggtatgaaaagagcattttagaggctgaatctctcagaagttaAGATGGGCAGAAGTTCATCACTCTGCAAAAAAACTGTCTggaataatttcagaataaGGTTCCTCAGTCATAAATTAGAAAGGCTTTGAATATCTAATCATTTagagttcataatatcatcagaagagtttaaaatctggagaaatctctgagctcaaacgatgaggctgaaagtcaggactggatgtctgtgatcttcaggtcctgcattaaaacagctctgattctgttctggacatccctgcatggagtcaggaacacttcctgtaaacacagttcactgtaccatccatcaaagctgcttaaagctctatcaggcaaagaaggagccagatgtgaaccatccagaaacgctgccatcttctctgggccaaagctcatttaaaatggactgaagtgAAGTGGAAAACTGTTAAGTGGTCAGATGAATTGAAATATGTAGttattttttagaaacaatGTCCTCCATGCTAAAGAAGAGAGGTAACATGTGGTCTGTGATCAGTGCACaattcaaaagcctgcctctgcTGGCATGGAGGTGCATTAGTAGCTATGGCATGGGCatcttacacatctggaaaggcatcCATGCAGAGGTTTTACAACAAcgtctgctcccatccagacatatttttcagggaaggccttacATATTTCggcaagacaatgctaaactgcCTCCTGTATCCATTACAACAGAATGGCTTCTCAGtggaagagtccaggtgctgagctgacctgcctgcagtccagacctcatATGAtgcaacatgaaataaaatatctgccaaagaagactcaggactgttgaacagctagaatcctccatcaggcAAGAATGGGACAATGTTACcttctaaaacctccagcagcttctctcctcagttcctggatgtttacagactgttggtaaaagaagaggggatgttTCACAGTGGTAACATAGACCTCtcccaactttttttgagatttttttattttcatttttccaatAAAATGGGACAGTTTATTACGTTTAACATCACATGTTGaccatgttccattgtgaattttcaaatcatttcattctgtttttatttaaattttgcatAGTGTcccaacagttttttttttttggacttggGGTTGTATAAGCAATCCCTCATACACAGTATCCTCTCATAATCTTCTCTTATTGTGACACCTTCTCCACATAGTCCACATTAGTCAGTTTAatgttcaaaagaaaacaaacacgcTTGTGATTATGGCAGCCTGGTTGCTGCCGAAAAGCTGCAGCTGGCTGAGCATAAGAGGTTAGACAAAAAGCCTTTCAGTGCAGCCGGTTCTGATTCGGGACGCGCTGAGGGATTTTAGAGGATTATGCTGGGGAAGGTTCTCACTCATCCAGGAGATGAAGATCTTAATAAGTTCAAAGGCAACTGgatttttggggggtggggggatttTTAAAGACGCCTCGCTTCTCACCCGAGGAGATTTCTGAGTTTGAGCCAAAAAGTGAGGAGTTTCgggcttttaaactgtgttgtCTGAACTGTTCATTCTCTCGTGAGCTGTATAACTCACACGCAAatccctctccctcccctccctcttgAGGGGTCACTGGGCCACCCCAGCTGAACCGAGAGTTTCTGACCTCTTGCGTGTTTGTGCTGTAGTAGCAGGCTGAAGCACACACTCTTGACTCAACGAGGCCGCCCAACAGCTGCTAACATCTGGCGTTTGAGCAAAACGGAGGAGTATATAATTGGCATTCAGCTCCACTTCATATGAATACGACTGTCAGCTGGATGGGACGGCAGCAGCTGAGTGTTAGTTTTCAATGCAAGTGTTTCAGTCTGGGTGACAAGAGCGGCCACAGCTCGGTTTTTCTTtgcataaacacaaatttaagaACCGGAGGCTCTGAAACTGACAGGGTATTACGTCTACACTTAGGGCGTCTAAGATGGGAAACTATAATGGCAACTAGGAGGAGAAGTCACAATTCTGAAAGCTCAAACTACAACACGCACAGCTGAGGTGACCGTTTTCTGATTGCAAACATCATTAGATCACggcaagtcaagtcaaatttatttctacagcacttttcagcaacaaggcgatacaaagtgTAGGTGTTTactgctccacacacacacacacacacacaccaccaccaccaccatcatgcTAGACActtggtatgaggtgtttgcaCTGGTATGCTGTTTGGTTTCCTCCAATGCTGTTCATTATGTCCAAGGGATGgtcttgtggttcatgcaaCTTTGCAAACCTGCAGTAAGCCGtgctgccattttctttttaaagagaagaggctttctgctgcaacccttccaaacaagccatacttgttcagttttatttatttctaatcgCACCGTCATATGAATGTTAATatttagtgaagtgaagtgaaatttgtttataaagcacttttcagcagcaaggcgatccaaagtgctttaacCTGCTACCCGAGGCCTGTAAAGTCTGAGaggtttgaagttttttttctgagcattgcacagtctgaccttgggggtGAACATGCTCTGTTTGGAGATTGGCCACTGTCCTAACTGTGTTCTGCTGGTGGATGATTTCAAGTGCTGTAAAACGATGAACTCCAGAATGTTTCATTAATTACCTTTAACCCTTTCCCAGATagatgggcagcagcagttgcttctctgaggtcgttgctgatgtctttccttcATGGCAtcgtgttcacacacacacacacacacacacacactctccagagcagcaaactgacaaaagccCTGGTTTTATAGAGatgctcacactgatgatgatcagttaattaAGTGTATTTGATCAGAAGCTCCAGGCTGCTACTTTCCCTATTCaaatcctgtggaagcagtAGGGCTGGACTTAGTTTTTAAAAACGCAGCTTTCCGACACGTTATAAAGTCAGtacatttgtctttaaatcttGGGAAGGTAAAAGACAAACCTAAAAGTCTTGCAAAAATATAAttgaatgtaataaaaaaactaaagggtgtgtatataatgttttttttttcattttattctgactTTAATTGTCAACTTTTATGAATACAACACATTATTGGTGTATTTCTAACCAACCAGGCAGCCTGATGAGTTTCAGGCTCATAGAAAAGTGTATCTGTAATCACATTGCTACACACTATAGATACAGCAGGTTACATATACAATACTTTATAAAACAGGCCACAGCGCTGAGTCCGTTTTCCCAGCCTCTCCAGACCACAACAGTCTCTTCGGGTCATATAAACTTTCTCTTCTTCCTCGtcgttttttcctctttcagaaGTCATCGTCATCACATATGTCCAGATACACATCGAACGCCTCTCTGTTGCAGTTTCCATCCGGTGTGAAGACGTACTTATGGAAGGTCCCGTCCACACATATGGCTGCAGgagaagagacagaaaactcCAATAAAAGTCTGTTTCCAGACaacaccacaacaaaaaaacaccaaatcaaCATTTTGTTCACAGGCTGGAATTTACtgaaaagtgaatgtttttgaGATAATTTTCATCCACAGCTTCATCTTAAACTGTTTGTACAGAGGGGATTACATTTGCATTCCCTCTGACCAGCAGAGACAGGCTGAGCTGTATTATAGTccagtatattttttttatgcactTGGTTGATTCGCAACTGTCCCTGCcatctgaactttttaaaacccCCGACATATATTTCACAGAGGATGTCACATTATCTCTGCTTGCAGAAATCACTGTAGAGACCCTCCTTAAATTGGCAGAGTGCTAAACGATCAAGTTTTTCACGTGGATCAGCAAATGGCAGCTAAAACTAAATGGAATGTGGGGCCTGATCAGATAAACCTAACAAAACTTTCTTAAGCAACTCTGACTTGACAAACTATGAGACTTTTTCCAAGTCATTCTCAGTTCATAGGAGGCTGCTGTTTGGTGCTCTTTGatctcttcttcctgttttagatGCATTGGGGTATTGGAGGTCTTGAGGTGCATATTAAGAATGCAGTGGGCTCCTCGTTATGTGTGATGATGATAAGTTCATAAT
Above is a genomic segment from Kryptolebias marmoratus isolate JLee-2015 linkage group LG14, ASM164957v2, whole genome shotgun sequence containing:
- the LOC108230954 gene encoding L antigen family member 3-like, giving the protein MAADGETNPETGKLEFSLDVPFPSSREATIALRSLSPDREPRRGGISKHLSVSGSTLSVRWSADEARILRVSVNSFLDHLSLVIETMEMFGPPVAL